In Alkalihalobacillus sp. FSL W8-0930, a single window of DNA contains:
- the nrdE gene encoding class 1b ribonucleoside-diphosphate reductase subunit alpha, whose protein sequence is MLLQKQNSIPRWVELNNQIMIRKEGQFQFDKDLEAVHSYFVDYINQNTVFFHDLEEKIKYLVENDYYEAHIIEMYTMEEIKEVYQLAYDKKFRFPSFMSAFKFYNDYALKTNDKKKILERYEDRISIVALFFAKGDVAKAKQYVETMINQEYQPSTPSFLNAGRKRRGELVSCFLLEVNDSLNDISKAIDISMQLSKLGGGVSLNLSKLRAKGEAIKDVENATKGVVGVMKLLDNAFRYADQMGQRQGSGAAYLNVFHSDINDFLDTRKISADEDVRVKTLSIGVVIPDKFVELAREDKDAYVFYPHTIYKEYGTHMDEMDMNEMYDQLVDNPRVRKDKMNPRRLLQKLAILRSESGYPYIMFADNVNNAHANNHISKVKFSNLCSEVLQASQVSTYGDYNEEDEIGLDISCNLGSINIMNVMKNKSLEQTVAIATDSLTHVSETTNIPNAPAVLRANHAMRSIGLGAMNLHGYLAQNQIAYESEEARDFANTFFMMMNFYSIKRSNEIAKATGQTYHQFEGSTYADGSYFTKYLENDYSPQFEKIATLFEGMHVPTKEDWAQLAERVKTDGLYHSYRLCIAPTGSISYVQSSTASVMPIMERMEERTYGNSKTYYPMPGLAPSNWFFYKEAYDMDMFKVVDMISTIQEHVDQGISFTLFLKDTMTTRDLNRIDLYAHHKGIKTIYYARTKDTGQEGCLSCVV, encoded by the coding sequence ATGCTACTACAAAAACAAAACAGCATTCCACGTTGGGTTGAGTTAAACAACCAAATTATGATTCGCAAGGAAGGGCAATTCCAGTTTGATAAGGACTTAGAGGCTGTACATAGCTATTTTGTTGATTATATCAATCAAAATACAGTCTTTTTCCATGATCTTGAGGAAAAGATTAAGTATCTTGTTGAGAATGACTACTACGAGGCACACATCATTGAGATGTACACAATGGAAGAGATTAAGGAAGTGTATCAGCTTGCTTATGATAAGAAGTTCCGTTTCCCTTCTTTTATGAGTGCATTTAAGTTCTACAATGACTATGCATTAAAAACAAATGATAAGAAGAAGATTCTTGAGCGCTACGAAGACCGCATTTCGATCGTAGCTTTGTTTTTTGCTAAAGGTGATGTGGCCAAAGCGAAGCAATATGTTGAGACAATGATTAATCAAGAATACCAGCCAAGTACGCCTTCATTCTTAAATGCGGGTCGTAAGCGTCGTGGAGAGCTTGTTAGTTGTTTCCTTCTGGAAGTAAATGATTCGTTAAATGATATTTCAAAAGCCATAGATATTTCGATGCAGCTATCTAAGCTAGGTGGCGGTGTGTCTCTGAACCTTTCTAAGCTTCGTGCGAAGGGTGAGGCTATTAAAGATGTTGAGAATGCAACCAAGGGTGTTGTCGGTGTGATGAAGCTTCTTGATAACGCGTTTCGTTATGCCGATCAAATGGGACAGCGACAAGGATCTGGAGCTGCTTATTTAAATGTGTTCCACAGTGATATTAATGATTTCCTTGACACTCGTAAAATCTCCGCGGATGAAGACGTTCGCGTAAAGACTTTATCAATCGGTGTGGTTATTCCTGATAAGTTCGTTGAGCTTGCACGTGAGGACAAGGATGCGTATGTATTCTATCCACACACGATCTACAAGGAATATGGCACTCACATGGACGAGATGGATATGAATGAAATGTACGATCAGCTTGTAGATAACCCGCGCGTTCGTAAGGATAAGATGAACCCACGTCGTTTGTTACAGAAGCTTGCTATCCTTCGTTCTGAGTCAGGCTATCCTTATATTATGTTTGCTGACAATGTGAACAACGCCCATGCAAACAATCATATTAGTAAGGTAAAGTTCTCTAATCTTTGCTCTGAGGTTCTTCAAGCCTCTCAAGTATCAACATATGGTGATTACAATGAAGAGGACGAGATTGGTTTAGATATCTCTTGCAACCTTGGATCCATTAACATCATGAATGTGATGAAAAATAAATCTCTTGAGCAAACTGTAGCCATTGCTACGGATTCTCTAACTCACGTATCTGAAACAACAAACATTCCAAATGCTCCAGCTGTCCTGCGTGCAAATCATGCCATGCGTTCAATTGGACTTGGGGCAATGAACCTTCATGGTTATCTTGCTCAGAATCAAATTGCTTATGAAAGTGAAGAAGCTCGTGATTTTGCGAACACGTTCTTTATGATGATGAACTTCTACTCGATCAAGCGTTCAAATGAGATTGCAAAAGCAACTGGACAAACGTATCATCAGTTTGAGGGATCTACGTATGCTGACGGAAGCTACTTCACTAAGTATCTTGAGAACGACTATTCTCCACAATTCGAGAAGATTGCTACATTATTTGAAGGTATGCATGTTCCAACAAAAGAAGATTGGGCACAGCTTGCAGAGCGTGTAAAGACAGATGGTCTGTATCACAGCTATCGCTTATGTATCGCTCCAACTGGTTCAATTTCTTACGTACAATCTAGTACGGCATCCGTTATGCCAATTATGGAGCGTATGGAGGAGCGTACGTACGGTAACAGTAAAACGTACTACCCGATGCCAGGACTTGCCCCTTCAAACTGGTTCTTCTATAAAGAAGCCTATGATATGGACATGTTCAAGGTAGTCGATATGATTTCAACCATTCAAGAGCACGTTGACCAAGGAATTAGCTTTACCCTATTCCTGAAGGACACCATGACAACTCGTGATTTGAATCGCATCGACTTGTATGCTCACCACAAAGGGATCAAAACGATCTACTATGCAAGAACAAAAGACACTGGCCAAGAAGGCTGCCTATCGTGTGTCGTATAA
- the nrdF gene encoding class 1b ribonucleoside-diphosphate reductase subunit beta produces MSRVFDAANWSKHEDDFTQMFYNQNVKQFWLPEEVALNGDLLTWKYLEETEKDAYMKVLAGLTLLDTEQGNTGMPIIADHVEGHQRKAVLNFMAMMENAVHAKSYSNIFMTLAPTETINEVFDWVKDNRFLQKKANMIVEIYENIQANDEISLYKGMVASVYLESFLFYSGFYYPLYFYGQGKLMQSGEIINLILRDEAIHGVYIGLLAQEIYNKQTPEVQLELQGYAHELLKSLYDNELAYTEDIYDQVGLSYDVKKFIRYNANKALMNLGFDAYFEEEEINPIILNGLDTKTKSHDFFSMKGNGYKKATVEPVRDDDFMFDTQK; encoded by the coding sequence ATGAGCAGAGTATTTGATGCAGCAAACTGGTCGAAGCATGAGGACGACTTTACACAAATGTTCTATAACCAAAACGTAAAGCAGTTCTGGCTTCCTGAGGAAGTCGCGTTAAACGGAGACCTTTTAACGTGGAAGTATCTTGAGGAAACTGAAAAAGATGCGTACATGAAAGTTCTAGCAGGGTTAACCTTGCTTGATACGGAGCAAGGGAACACAGGCATGCCGATTATTGCCGATCATGTTGAAGGTCACCAGCGTAAAGCGGTTCTTAACTTCATGGCAATGATGGAGAATGCGGTGCACGCAAAGTCATACAGTAACATCTTTATGACTCTAGCTCCTACTGAGACGATTAATGAAGTATTTGATTGGGTGAAAGATAATCGTTTCCTTCAGAAAAAAGCAAACATGATTGTTGAAATCTATGAAAACATTCAAGCAAATGATGAGATCTCTCTATATAAAGGGATGGTTGCTTCTGTTTATCTTGAGAGCTTCCTTTTCTATAGTGGATTCTACTATCCTCTTTACTTCTATGGACAAGGGAAATTGATGCAAAGTGGTGAGATCATTAACCTGATCTTACGTGATGAAGCGATTCACGGCGTGTACATTGGTTTACTTGCTCAAGAAATCTACAACAAGCAAACGCCTGAAGTACAGCTTGAGTTACAAGGGTACGCACATGAGCTTCTAAAATCACTTTATGACAACGAGCTAGCTTACACAGAAGATATCTACGATCAAGTTGGACTTTCGTATGATGTGAAAAAGTTCATTCGTTACAATGCAAATAAAGCGCTAATGAACTTAGGCTTTGATGCGTATTTTGAAGAAGAAGAAATCAATCCAATTATCCTAAATGGTTTAGATACAAAAACAAAGTCTCACGATTTCTTCTCGATGAAGGGGAACGGCTACAAGAAAGCAACGGTTGAACCTGTCCGTGATGACGATTTTATGTTTGATACGCAAAAGTAG
- a CDS encoding M20 family metallopeptidase yields MKKYLQSEESAMLELLEKLVNVDSGSYNKQGVDEIVRILQQEFDELDFDTQVNEEKEFGNQLIVTHKEATDPTTLLVLHMDTVFGKGTAGERPFTIKENIAYGPGVIDMKGSHVTTLFAVKALLQDHADALKSVKVLFTSDEEIGAPVGRAVIEKHASGMQYALVMEPARTDGSLVSSRRGGGLYKMEVSGRAAHSGIEPEKGRSAIEELSHKVIKLHALSDHENGISVNVGLINGGSSVNTVAPKATAEIDIRITKMEQAEPLAKKIEEICSIPDIEGTSIHLEGGITRPPMEKNTQTIELLETIKEVGAKIGLEITDISTGGGSDASFTSAMGIATIDGLGPKGGNQHNEGEYLEIETLVERTELLAEVLKRLAN; encoded by the coding sequence GTGAAAAAATATCTACAATCTGAAGAATCAGCCATGCTGGAGCTGTTAGAAAAGCTAGTGAACGTTGATAGTGGCTCCTATAATAAACAAGGTGTCGATGAAATCGTCCGAATCTTGCAACAGGAGTTTGACGAACTAGATTTTGATACTCAAGTGAATGAAGAAAAAGAATTCGGAAACCAACTAATCGTTACTCATAAAGAAGCAACAGACCCTACGACGCTCCTTGTTTTACATATGGATACCGTTTTTGGAAAAGGGACAGCGGGTGAAAGACCATTTACAATAAAAGAGAATATCGCCTACGGGCCAGGTGTCATTGATATGAAAGGAAGTCATGTTACTACTTTATTTGCGGTAAAAGCCTTGCTACAGGATCATGCCGATGCGTTGAAATCAGTCAAAGTTCTATTTACAAGTGACGAAGAGATTGGCGCGCCAGTTGGAAGAGCAGTCATTGAAAAGCATGCAAGTGGAATGCAATACGCTCTAGTCATGGAACCCGCAAGAACAGACGGCTCACTCGTCTCATCACGACGTGGGGGCGGACTTTATAAAATGGAAGTCAGTGGTCGAGCAGCACACTCTGGAATTGAGCCTGAAAAAGGCCGGAGTGCAATCGAAGAGCTTTCTCACAAAGTCATCAAGCTTCACGCGCTCTCTGATCATGAGAATGGTATTAGTGTGAACGTGGGTCTTATAAACGGGGGATCATCTGTTAATACTGTCGCCCCTAAAGCTACAGCTGAGATCGACATACGTATCACAAAAATGGAGCAAGCGGAACCCCTCGCAAAGAAGATCGAAGAAATCTGCTCCATTCCAGATATTGAGGGAACATCTATTCACTTAGAGGGCGGAATTACACGACCTCCTATGGAGAAAAACACTCAGACCATCGAGCTGCTTGAGACGATTAAAGAAGTAGGTGCAAAAATCGGCCTAGAGATTACAGACATCTCAACCGGTGGAGGCTCAGATGCTTCCTTCACATCAGCGATGGGCATTGCAACCATTGATGGACTTGGACCAAAAGGCGGAAATCAGCACAACGAGGGAGAGTACTTGGAGATTGAGACGTTGGTCGAGAGGACTGAGCTGTTGGCGGAAGTGTTGAAGAGATTGGCGAATTAA
- a CDS encoding DUF977 family protein: MEHTQEIDVLIIEDDLKVAEINKRFVEKVGDFRVVGVATSKEEIETLLEVYEPQLVILDIYLPDINGVELLPTLKLEYPEVDVIMISAEQDVQMIVETLRYGVFDYLTKPVMFKRFKEMLTRYKQFRSTVTHWASEQKKLDQKNIDQLFLGSEQEDYTQVPFAKGIDQITYHKILTFIQSRGEATTELVVDAFGVSRSTARRYLASLVERGDAKSDVTYGVVGRPEKLYKPT; the protein is encoded by the coding sequence ATGGAACATACTCAAGAAATTGATGTATTAATCATTGAAGATGATCTGAAGGTAGCAGAAATTAATAAGCGATTCGTTGAAAAGGTGGGAGACTTTCGTGTTGTTGGTGTTGCTACTTCCAAAGAAGAAATAGAAACGCTGCTAGAAGTCTATGAACCACAGCTGGTTATTCTAGATATTTACCTTCCAGATATAAATGGGGTAGAGCTTTTACCTACACTTAAATTAGAATATCCGGAAGTAGATGTCATTATGATTAGCGCAGAACAAGATGTTCAGATGATCGTTGAGACATTAAGATATGGTGTCTTTGATTATTTAACAAAGCCTGTTATGTTCAAGCGCTTTAAAGAGATGCTTACTCGCTACAAGCAGTTTAGATCCACCGTTACACACTGGGCAAGTGAACAGAAGAAATTAGATCAAAAAAACATTGATCAGCTCTTTCTTGGTAGTGAACAAGAAGACTATACCCAAGTTCCTTTTGCAAAAGGAATTGATCAAATCACCTATCACAAAATATTGACCTTTATTCAATCACGTGGGGAAGCGACAACCGAACTAGTTGTAGATGCGTTTGGTGTAAGTCGATCCACAGCACGACGGTATTTGGCCTCATTAGTCGAACGAGGAGATGCAAAAAGTGATGTGACATATGGTGTGGTAGGAAGACCAGAGAAACTGTACAAGCCTACGTAA